The Verrucomicrobiota bacterium genomic sequence ATAGCTTATCTTATGCATGTTTTGAAAACGGCTTTTCCGGGACGGGCTCTAGCTAGCCGGAGCGTCATGAGAGGGGAACGGGGCCGCGCCAACGTCTATGCGGTGACGCTGAAGGCCGATTGATGCGGCGCGGATGCGCTTCATGAGTCCCCAGGAGCGCCGGGCGGCGACTTAAACCGAACCGCTTCAAGACGGCATAAAAACGACCACCTCCGACCATGGGCCGGGGCCGTCTTGGCCAATGGCATGGATGCGGAACGCGTAGTCCTTGCCGCGCTCCAGGCCGGCAATCTTAATTTTGTGGCAGTAGCTGTGCTGCGTGCCGAGCTTCCAATTGGCGGGCACGGACGTATCGCCCAGGCAATATTGCACCTCGAACATGCGCGCCCCGCGCGGGCTTTTGGCGCTGGAAACTATAGCATAAGTCATTGCCAAACAGGAATTTTACGCGTAAAACATAAAAGCTGTTCCAGATGAGCAAAAAGCCTCAGCCGAAAGCTCCAAAGCCGCAGCCGGAGACACTAAAAGGGCTGGCCCGGATCAATGTCCGTCATACAAGGCCCGGACACGGCATTTAAGGGTGTTTGGCACGCACGGCAGTAAAACCGCAAACACGCTGCTAATCAGGCACTTGCAATTAGTTAACTCAGAGGAAATAAAATGGAGCGAGCGAAGGGATTCGAACCCTCGACACTCACGTTGGCAACGTGATGCTCTACCAGGCTGAGCTACGCTCGCTTCAAACAACGCGCACACTCTGCTTCATGACCGGATAAATTGCAAGTGCTGTTTTATATTTTTTTTCGACGGACTTTTGAGGGCGGTCGATGAGGGGTAGCCATGGCTGGAAAGCCGTAAACCAGCGCGCTTGTGGTTGTCCACAAACAAAACAGGCGCAGCCCGCAAGCCGCGCCTGTTTGTAATGCATGTCCAATGACCTATTTCATTAATGCCTGTTGTTGCAACAATAATGTATCGCCTTTTGAATTTTTCCCAAAGGCGGTGGTCGCTGACGTGAAGGTTATGACCACTGAATCGCCTGTTTGCCGCGGGATCAGCGTCGTCACCGTGGCGGTATTCGCTCCGGTTTTTAAGTACGTAAAGGTGCCTTGCTTGGCCCCCGAATTATCCTGGATTTGCACCTGTTTGCCGTTGAAAGTAGCCATACTGGTAGAGTTGTCTTTTTGACTGGTAGCCTGCCAAGTCTGGCCGCTCAAGGTGGTCGGCGCATACATGGCGTGGGTGGAAATGATGGTGCCGGTATAACTGACATCAGCACTGCCACTCCCGGTTCTGGTCTCGGTCCCAGAAATATCCATCATATCCGCTCCAGTGAAAATCAGGTCCAGCAACAGCACACTTTCATGCCCAATGACTTTCAGTTTGCCTGTGGCAAGGCCAGTCTTTTGATACGTGTATGTGAACGCACTTGCATCATGGGAAGAAGTCGAGGCCCCTTGCGAAACGGTGGAAAAAATGATCATTTGAACGTCGTTCGAGCTGTCGGTAAGCTGGAGGGACACCCCGGTGAGCAACTTCGGCGCCCAGTCCGGCGGCGGTTGCACATCCGTCTGGGAGATGAGTATGCTGCCAGTACCTGTGGGTCCCATGAACCAGCCACGTCCCTGAAGAGCGCCACTGACAGCATCGGGCACGAACACCCCCTTGAACGGTGTCACTTTCTTGGTGGCCGGATTCACAAATGATCCACTGAACACACCGCTGGCTGAATCCACCGTAACACTCAAATTAACGGTGGACTGCCACACCTTGATCAGTTTATCGGTCGCACTCACGTAACTGGGCGGAACGTTGTCCGGAAGACCGCCATCCATAAATTCAACCACCCCGTTGGTCCAACCAGTGACCGTGTGTCCAGCCGCTGGTTTGGTGTAGCGATCCAGTTGCGTGGTTATCCCGCTGTCTGATCCATCGGATTGATACCACGTGGGAACTTCGGAGAAAAGCCAGCTACCGCCATTTTCGGTTATCGTTATCCAGCCGGCATACAGTCCTTTACCGCCCAAAGGGGCGAATACCGGCACGCCAAGCGAGGAACTATTACCCACAATCAGACTGCTCACATTTAAAACTGCGCCATTCGGCAGATTGCCGGTTATCAGCACCTGATTGGGAGCTTTGATCGTCATCACCGCCGCTCCATATCCCATTGCCCCGCTCGGAGAAAAACTCAAGGTGTAATTACCGCACAGCGACGCGGCACTGCCGGAAGCCAGGGTCGCCACCTTCGGCGTGGCGTACACGAACACCTGATTTGTCGCTCCCGCCTCTCCGATCGTTCCGGTAACCGATCGCATCACCGAATCTTGCGGATCAAGGCTGAGTGCCACCTGCAATGTGGGTTTGCCGGGACGCGGCACCGCCAACTGCACCTCTCCCCGAATATTGAATGCGCCACTAATCGGAACAGCCAATCCCCGATTGAGCAACTGCCCGGTAAAAGCACCTTTGTCGGTGATGGTCAACTTGATCGTGCCGGCGTTTGAAATGGTGACGGGTATTCCCATGCCGGATTCCGGCGCATAGAGCCCATTATAGTCGCCTTTGAGCGCGGGCCAGGGATTGGTCACGAATGTCGCCGTAATCAGCAACCCGGGTTGATTCGTGAAAACATAGGTGGCTTTGGTGGAAACTTCATTGGTGACGTTGGCAGTCCAATTGGATAGAATATATCCGGCCGCTGGCACGGCGGTAAGGGTGACTTTACTGCCAATTTTAATCAACTGGCCATTGGCGGCACCAGTCACTTTGCCGTTACCGATGATGGTCAGTTGTAACGGTGCCGACTGCTGCTGTGCCAGCAACAAGGTTGCCGAGCAAAACAAGGCCATCGTTCCGGTTAATAATGAAGACCCTCCGATTCCAAGCCACGTTCTTTTTTGACTGATGTTACTCATACGTTTTTTTGGTTGTTGGTTTTCTCGATCCTAAACTTGTAGAACGTATATCATATTCCTTGCGGAAGACAAATATATCTTGCCACTATGAGTTGGACCTTGGGGCACCCAACTACGTTCACAACTTTTCTGCTCACGTTTTTTTCCTAGCCGTCCCCCCCGGCTTCCTCTATAATACTGGCCATGATCCCGATGAATATGGAACAGCTTTACCAGGAACGGTTAAACCGGTACGTAACCGCGATGCGCAACGAGAAGCCGGATCGGATTCCCCTCCGCCCGTTCGTGGCTGAATTTA encodes the following:
- a CDS encoding fibronectin type III domain-containing protein, yielding MTYAIVSSAKSPRGARMFEVQYCLGDTSVPANWKLGTQHSYCHKIKIAGLERGKDYAFRIHAIGQDGPGPWSEVVVFMPS